The following coding sequences lie in one Triticum urartu cultivar G1812 unplaced genomic scaffold, Tu2.1 TuUngrouped_contig_4912, whole genome shotgun sequence genomic window:
- the LOC125528494 gene encoding gamma-interferon-responsive lysosomal thiol protein-like → MASRLHHFLLLAALLLLIGGASSAGDAGNGKVRMELYYEFLCPDSFQFMVDSLARVFKDGLLDAADLTLVPYGNAKVDAHGAITCQHGPEECLLNTVEACAIDAWPDVNVHFGFIICVEELAMEYKHQEWQSCFQKQGLHPKPVMECYESEHGHKLSLKYGRQTDALVPRHTSVPWVVVDGKPLYDDFGDFVAYICKAYKGRPPKICQHKEPGRDYPTVQQAAEPGNRVGYNSGDVVLNDGVDDRTKMARADDN, encoded by the exons ATGGCGTCCCGCCTGCACCAtttcctcctcctcgccgcgcTCCTCCTGCTGATCGGCGGCGCCTCCTCAGCGGGCGACGCGGGAAACGGGAAGGTGCGCATGGAGCTCTACTACGAGTTTCTATGCCCCGACTCATTTCAGTTCATGGTGGACAGCCTCGCCAGAGTCTTCAAGGACGGACTCCTCGATGCCGCTGACCTCACCCTGGTTCCCTACGGCAACGCCAAGGTCGACGCGCACGGCGCCATCACATGTCAG CATGGCCCCGAGGAATGCCTTCTCAACACCGTGGAGGCCTGCGCCATCGACGCCTGGCCGGACGTG AATGTGCATTTCGGCTTCATCATCTGCGTGGAGGAGCTGGCGATGGAGTACAAGCACCAGGAGTGGCAGTCGTGCTTCCAGAAGCAAGGGCTTCACCCCAAGCCTGTCATGGAGTGCTACGAGAGTGAGCATGGCCACAAG CTTTCGCTCAAGTACGGGAGACAGACAGATGCGCTCGTGCCTCGCCACACGTCCGTTCCGTGGGTGGTGGTTGATGGCAAGCCGCTGTACGAC GACTTCGGGGACTTCGTAGCTTACATCTGCAAGGCGTACAAGGGACGTCCTCCAAAGATTTGCCAACACAAAGAGCCGGGCCGTGACTATCCAACCGTGCAGCAGGCGGCGGAGCCAGGCAACCGTGTCGGCTACAACTCCGGCGATGTCGTGCTCAATGATGGCGTCGACGACAGGACTAAGATGGCGCGGGCTGATGACAATTGA